The Streptomyces taklimakanensis nucleotide sequence GCGCCGCGGCGCGGGTCGCGGCGGCCAGCTTGGCCCGCAGGTCCTCGTTCTCGCGGAGCAGTCGGGTCAGTTCGGCCTCGACCTCGTCGAGGAAGGCATCGACCTCGTCCTCGTCGTAGCCCTCTCGTAGGCGGACGGTCGTGAACTGCTTGTTCCGCACGTCCTCGGGGGTCAGCGGCATCTCTTCACCTCAACGTAAGTCATCGGCATATCGGCAAGACCGTATCGCTCACAGCCTGGCCACGACACTGATCAGGATGTAGACGATGATCATCAGTACGAAGAAGGACAGGTCGAGCGCCACGCCCCCGAAGCGCAGCGGCGGTATGAACCGCCGCAGAAGCTTGAGTGGCGGATCAGTGACAGTGTAGGTGGCCTCCAGGACGACCACCATCGCCTTGCCGGGCTGCCATGAGCGGGCGAACATGAAGACGTAGTCCATCACCAGGCGGAAGATCAGCACCACGAGGAAGCATTGCAGCGCAATGAGGATCACTTGTTGTGCGACGCCCATCGTGCGCTTCCCTCTCCCTTTTGGCCGTGTCCGGCCGCCTGCCGGCCGGGCTGTCCGTTCGTGTTGACCATCAGCTCTGGTTGAAGAACCCGCCCTCTGCGATGCGGGCCTTGTCCTCCGCCGTTACATCGACGTTAGCAGGAGACAGCAGGAACACCTTCTGCGTCACCCGCTCGATACTCCCGTGGAGACCGAAGACCAGACCCGCGGCGAAGTCGACGAGACGCTTCGCGTCGGTATCGTCCATCTCGGTCAAGTTCATGATCACCGGGGTGCCCTCGCGGAAGTGTTCCCCGATGGTACGGGCTTCGTTGTACGTCCGGGGGTGGAGCGTGGTGATCCGGTAGGGCTCCCGCTCGGACACGACCTTGGGCATGATCACCGGTGCGTTCTTCTCCAGGTTCTGGCGCTCGGGTGTGATGGATGCCACGGAGGCGATTCTCCCGTGTCGCCCGCCGTCGTCGGCGATCGCGGGGGGCTGCTCCCGCTCCCGGTGGGCCGGAGGGTGGACGACCCGCACCGGCTCCTCGGACTCGGGCTCGTCACCGGTCTTCACGGTGGGAGCCCCCAGGGGCTGGTGCGCCTGTTGCCTGTGCCGGTCCCGGTCGGGCTCTCCCCCGGCGTGGCCGCCGGAAGGCGCCTCCAGCTCGGGCTCGAACTCGTCGTCGGGGTCGAACCCCGGGCCGTCGTACCCATCGTCCTCCACGAGGCCGAGGTAGACCGCCATCTTGCGCATCGCGCCGGCCATTCTCTGCGTCCTCCGCTCTGTGGTGGCTCCCCGGTCTCCGACGGGGAGAAGCCGAGGCTCCCTCTCCGGTGGCCCAGGATCCACACGGCCATCCCCTCCGGGCGGAAATGACCATATTTTCTGCTGTGGTCCGACTTGTTTGGCGACGTTACCGGAGCCCGGGGCGTACTCCGAGTACCGCACTGCCGATGCGCACATGTGTCGCACCGGCCGCCACCGCCTCCTCCAGGTCCGCGCTCATACCCGCCGAGACCATGTTCGCAGCAGGATGGTCCGCCCGTAGGCGGGTTGAGATTTCCCACAGGCGCTCGAAGGCGGCGTCCGGTCTCCCCGCGTACGGCCCGGACAACGGTGCGACGGTCATCACACCGGCCGGCCACAGTCCGGGCGCCGCGGCGATCGCGTCGGCCAACCGCCCCACGCCGTCGGGCCCCACACCGCCGCGCTGTCCGGCCGCGCCCGACTCGCGGTCCAGGGCCACCTGGACCAGGCAACCGATCCGCCGCCCCTCGCGCTCGGCCGCCGAGGAGAGCGCGGTGACCAGCCGGGCCCGATCGACCGAGTGCACGAAGTCGGCGTAACGCACCACGGACCGAGCCTTGTTGGTCTGCAACTGTCCGACGAAGTGCCAGCTCAGCGACAGGTCGGAGCAGGCGGCCGCCTTGGACGCCGCCTCCTGGTCGCGGTTCTCCGCCACCTGCCGCACCCCCAGCTCCGCCAGCAGCCGCACATCGTCGGCCGGGTACGTCTTGGTGACGACGACCAGGGTCACGTCCTTCGGCTCGCGCCCCGCGGTGACACAAGCGCGGGCGATGCGCTCCTCCACCCGGGCGAGGTTGACGGCCAGTTCGGCCCTGCGGTCGTTCGCCGTTCCGCTCACTGCCGCTCCCCTCCGTCCGTCGCGCCGGCGGTTCCCTCCCCGCCGACGGCCGCGTCGGCCAACCAGACGTAGCACGCCAACCGGCCGGTGGTCCCCTCCCGGCGGTACGAGTAGTGGTCGGTGGACTCCATCGTGCAGACCGGCTGCCGCGGCGGCGCCGGAACACCGAGTCGGGCGAGCTGGGCCCGCACCCCCGCCGCCACGTCGACGGCCGGTGTGCCCCGACGGGTGGTGGCGTACGCCTCGGGCACCACGGCGGCGACCTCCTCGCGCATCGCCGCCGGCACCTCGTAGCAGAGCCCGCACACCGACGGGCCGACGCGCGCCACCGTCCGCGCCGGATCGGCGCCGAGCTCCGTCATCCTCTCCACGGCCGCCGGGACGACCCCGGCGACCAGGCCGGGCCGCCCGGCGTGCGCGGCCGCCGCCACCCCGGCGACGGGGTCGGCCAGGAGGACGGGGACGCAGTCGGCGGTGAGGACGGCGAGCGCGAGTCCCCGACGGGTGGTCACCACCGCGTCCACCCGGGGGACGTCGCCGGTGTGCCAGGGGCCGTCGACGACGGCCACGTCGCGTCCGTGCACCTGGTTCATCCAGACCACGTCGGCCGGATCGAGACCCAGTGTCCTCGCCGCCAGCTCGCGGTTGGCCCGTACGGCACCGGGGTCGTCCCCGACCGCGCCGCCGAGGTTGAGTTCGTCATACGGAGCGGCGCTCACCCCGCCCCACCTGTCGGTGAAGGCGAAGTGCGCGCCGCTCACGCCGTCGTGCCCGGTTATCACGTCGTCACGTCGCCGGTGCTCACTTGAGGAAGTCCGGCACGTCGAGTTCCTCTGCGGACCCGTCCTGGTAGGGACGGGCCGGGGGAACCTGTGGGGCCGTGGTCGGACCGGTGTCGCCGCCGGACAGCGGCGAGGGGGCCGGCACCCCGTAGGTGGGCGCGGGCTCGCTCACCGGGGCGGGCGAGGGCTCCTCCTCGCGCGGGGTGACCGATCCCAGGCCGCCGAAGGACGGCCGGTCGCTCTCGTCCGGCACCGGACGGGACCCCGTGGAGGCGGCGCCCTCCTCCTTGCTCCCGTACGAGCCGAGCACCTTGTCGCGGTTCTTCGACGGCGGCTGCCCGCCGTCGAAGCCCGCCGCGATGACGGTGACCCGCACCTCGTCGCCGAGGGCGTCGTCGATGACCGCGCCGAAGATGATGTTCGCCTCGGGGTGGGCGGCCTCGCTCACCAGTTGGGCGGCCTCGTTGATCTCGAACAGGCCGAGGTCCGAACCGCCGGAGATGGAGAGCAGCACGCCGCGGGCGCCGTCGATGGACGCCTCCAGCAGCGGCGAGGAGATCGCCATCTCGGCGGCGGCCACCGCGCGGTCGTCGCCGCGCGCCGAGCCGATGCCCATGAGCGCCGAACCCGCCTCGGACATCACGGACTTGACGTCCGCGAAGTCCAGGTTGATCAGGCCCGGGGTGGTGATCAGGTCGGTGATGCCCTGGACACCCGACAGCAGCACCTGGTCCGCCGACTTGAAGGCGTCGAGCACGCTCACCTGGCGGTCCGAGATGGACAGCAGTCGATCGTTGGGGATGACGATGAGGGTGTCGACCTCGTCGCGCAGGGCCGCGATGCCGTCCTCGGCCTGGTTGGCCCGACGGCGGCCCTCGAAGGTGAACGGGCGGGTGACGACGCCGATGGTGAGGGCGCCCAGGGAGCGTGCGATGTTCGCGACGACGGGCGCACCACCGGTGCCGGTGCCGCCGCCCTCGCCCGCCGTGACGAAGACCATGTCGGCCCCCTTGAGGACCTCCTCGATCTCCTCGCGGTGGTCCTCGGCCGCCTTGCGGCCGACGTCGGGGTTGGCACCGGCGCCGAGGCCGCGGGTGAGCTCGCGGCCGACGTCGAGCTTGACGTCGGCGTCGCTCATCAGCAGGGCCTGTGCGTCTGTGTTGATCGCGATGAACTCGACGCCCTTGAGACCGACCTCGATCATCCGGTTGATGGCGTTGACGCCACCGCCGCCGATACCGACGACCTTGATGACTGCGAGGTAGTTCTGCGGTGCTGCCACGTCGAAGGCCTCTCGCCTCGAGTTACGTGTCGCCGCTCCACGGTTCCTGCGGTGCGCCGACCTATGCCGAGTGGGACGGTCCGGACGCCGACCCGAACCCTAACGTTGAAGTTTAGGGTTACCAATGTCTGTCGTTCCTCGGATTCCTAGGAACGGACACTAGGTCGACAAGCGGTTCGCGTTCAATGAACACGCCGAACCTCCCGTTTTTCCTCTCACCCTATGTGATCAGTCGATGTGGTAGCCAACCAGGGTGCTGGCCTGCACATACGTACGTCAACTCCCCGACGCCGCCGGGGCGGTGGGGACGCTCACGTCGAACCTCCGGGCGTCCTCGGCGGCCTTCATCAGCAAGGAGAGCGAACGCGCCTTGGCCGCGCTCTTCTCCGAACTTCCCCACACCACCGTGCGTCCGCCCGCCATCTCCAGGGTGATGGAGTCGTGGGAACGGACCCGAATGGCGCGCGTGTCGCGGCGCACCGCGTCGGAAAGGGCCGCGGCCACCTTCACCGCCTCCTCGCGCATCCGCTCCTCGCCGAAGCGGTGCCGGCTCGGGGAGTCGTCGAGCTCCAGGGCGAGCACGGGGACCCCGTCGGGTCGTTCGGCGACCGTGCCGAACCGCACCCCCTCGTCGTCCACCTCCACATACGTCCGCTCCCTCGCGCCGTCCTCATCGCTCCCGCCTTCCCCGTTCGGCGCGTTCTGCACCATGACGGCGACGGGTTTCCGTTCGGTGACCGCCACCTCGACGCCGTGCGGCCAGGAACGCGTGACGTCCACGGAGTCGATCCGGGACAGCCCGTCCAGCAGCCGCCGCTCCACGGCCTCCGGATCGACGGAGACGAGCGGTTCGCCCACGGGGACCTCGGCGGCCCGCAGGACCTCCCGCTCGGTCAGGACCCGTTCGCCCTCGGCCGTGACCTCCTCCACCCGCAGCCAGGCGGAGCCGTAGAGCACCCACAGGGCGAAGCCGCCCAGCAGCAGGGCCGGGGCGAGCGCGAGGACGAGCGGCAGGCGGCGGGCCCGGAGGTGCGGCCGTCCGGGCCCGCCGGGGCGCGGCCGCGGGGCGGCCGGAGGCGGAGCGGAGTCCGCCTCCGGCCGCCGCCGGGCACCGTCGCGTTCGGCGCCCGTCCGTCCGACCACGTTCCCTGCCCCTTCCGCCTGCCGCTCCTTCGGCCCCGGGAACCCCGGGGCCGCACATCAGTCCTGACGGCGTGCCGCGATCGCCTCGTGCACCATGCCGACCAGCAGCTCGTCGGCGTCACGGCGGCCGAACTCGGCGGCGGCGCGGGACATCGCCAGCAGCCGGTGCGGATCGGTGAGCACCGGCAGGACGTGGTTCTGGATCCACTCCGGCGACAGCTCGGCGTCGTCGACCAGCAGCCCGCCGCCCGCCTTGACCACCGGCTGGGCGTTCAGCCGCTGTTCGCCGTTGCCGATCGGCAGCGGGACGTAGGCGGCCGGCAGCCCGACGGCGGACAGCTCGGCGACCGTCATCGCGCCCGCGCGGCAGAGCATCATGTCGGCCGCGGCATAGGCCAGGTCCATCCGGTCCAGGTAGGCCACCGGGACGTAGGGCGGCATGCCGGGCATGTTGTCCACCTGCGGCAGCTCGTTCTTCGGGCCGACCGCGTGCAGGATCTGGATCCCGGAGCGCTGGAGGGCCGGGGCGATGGCCTGGACGACCTCGTTCAGCCGCCGCGCGCCCTGGGAGCCGCCGGTGACCAGCAGGGTGGGCAGGTTGGCGTCCAGCCCGAAGGCCGCGCGGGCCTCGGCGCGCGCCGCCGCCCGGTCCAGGGTGGCGATGGAGCGGCGCAGCGGGATGCCCACGTAGCGGGCGTTGCGCAGCTTGCTGTCCGGAGTGGAGACGGCGACGAAGCGGGTGTAACGGGAGCCGATCTTGTTGGCCAGGCCGGGCCGGGCGTTGGCCTCGTGGACCACGATCGGCACCCCGAGCCGCTTGGCGGCCAGATAGCCGGGCAGCGCCACGTAGCCGCCGAAGCCGACCACGCAGTCGGCCTTGGTCCGCTCCAGGACCTGCTCTGCCGCCTTGATGGTGCCGCGCAGCCGCCCCGGCACGGTGATCAGCTCCGGGGTGGGTTTGCGCGGCAGCGGCACGGCCGGAATCAGCGCCAGCTCGTAGCCGCGTTCCGGGACGAGCCGGGTCTCGAGCCCCCGCTCCGTGCCGAGTGCCGTGATCCCCACGGTCCGGTCCTGCCTGCGCAGGGCGTCCGCGAGGGCGAGCGCGGGCTCGATGTGGCCGGCGGTCCCCCCACCGGCGAGTACGACATGCACCGAATTTCACCGCTCTCCGGACGGGCGCCGTACGGCGCTCCGTCTCATCGTCTTCCGTCTCACCCCAGCCAGCTTCTTTCTCACAGCAGGCTGCCGCATGGCCAGTGCCGCCTTCGCGGCGGGTTCCGATCTCGCGAACGAGATCAGCAGCCCGACGGCGAACATCGTCGGCAACAGGGCGGAACCCCCGTAGGAGAACAGCGGGAGGGGGACGCCGGCGATCGGCAACAGCCCGAGCACCGCACCGATGTTGACCACGGCCTGGGCCGTGATCCAGGTGGTCACGCCTCCCGCGGCGTACCTGACGAAGGGGTCCTCCGTGCGTCCGGCCACGCGGATACCCGCATAGCCTAGAGCCGCGAAAAGGGCGAGCACCGACAGCGTCCCCGTCAGGCCGAGTTCCTCCCCGGTCACGGCGAAGATGAAGTCGGTGTGCGGTTCGGGTAGTTGCCCCCATTTCTCCACACTGGCTCCCAGCCCCCAGCCGAACCACCCACCGGAGGCCAGGGCGTAGATGCCGTGCACCGCCTGCCAGCACTGGTCGTTCGGGCCGGGATCGGTGGCGCCCAGACAGGCGAACCGGGCCATCCGGTTGCCGCTGGTCGCGATGAGGAGGGTCCCGAGGGTCCCGGCGACGGCGAGCACTCCGGCGAAGAGCCGCAGGGGCGCGCCGGCCAGCCACAGCAGCCCGACCAGGATCGCGGCGACGATGATCGCCGTTCCCATGTCCCGGCCCAGCATGATCAGACCGAGGAGCAGGAACGCCACCGGGACGAGCGGCACCAGCAGGTGCTTCCACTGGACGAGCATGCGCCTGTCGCCCTTGCGGGCCAGCAGGTCGGCGCCCCACAGCACCAGGGCCAACTTGGCGAGCTCGCTGGGCTGGAACTGGAAGGAACCGCCGAGCCGGATCCAGTTCTGGTTGCCGCCCACCTCGTGCCCGACCCCGGGCACCTGGACCAGGCAGAGCAGGAAGACGGAGGCGGCCAGCAACGGATAGGCCAGTCCGCGCCGGAGGGCCGCGGGCATCCGGACCGCGGCGAACATCAGCACGCCGCCCAGCACGGCCGCCAGGAGCTGTTTGCGGAAGAAGTAGGCGGAGGGCAGGCCGGAGCGCAGCGCCTCGATCTGGGAGGCGGAGAAGACCATCACCAGTCCCAGAGCGGTGAGCATCAGGCTGCCGCCGAGGATCAGGTAGTAGGCGGTCAGCGGCCGGTCCCAGGCCCGTCGCGCCCGCAGGTACAGCCCGCGCACGGCCCGTACCGCGCGGCGCGGCCCGCGGGGGCCGCCCCCGGCACGCTGGGGGCTCGGGGAGCGCGGGGGGCGCGGCGGACGTTGCGCG carries:
- a CDS encoding FtsQ-type POTRA domain-containing protein, which produces MVGRTGAERDGARRRPEADSAPPPAAPRPRPGGPGRPHLRARRLPLVLALAPALLLGGFALWVLYGSAWLRVEEVTAEGERVLTEREVLRAAEVPVGEPLVSVDPEAVERRLLDGLSRIDSVDVTRSWPHGVEVAVTERKPVAVMVQNAPNGEGGSDEDGARERTYVEVDDEGVRFGTVAERPDGVPVLALELDDSPSRHRFGEERMREEAVKVAAALSDAVRRDTRAIRVRSHDSITLEMAGGRTVVWGSSEKSAAKARSLSLLMKAAEDARRFDVSVPTAPAASGS
- a CDS encoding cell division protein SepF, with the translated sequence MAGAMRKMAVYLGLVEDDGYDGPGFDPDDEFEPELEAPSGGHAGGEPDRDRHRQQAHQPLGAPTVKTGDEPESEEPVRVVHPPAHREREQPPAIADDGGRHGRIASVASITPERQNLEKNAPVIMPKVVSEREPYRITTLHPRTYNEARTIGEHFREGTPVIMNLTEMDDTDAKRLVDFAAGLVFGLHGSIERVTQKVFLLSPANVDVTAEDKARIAEGGFFNQS
- a CDS encoding YggS family pyridoxal phosphate-dependent enzyme, coding for MSGTANDRRAELAVNLARVEERIARACVTAGREPKDVTLVVVTKTYPADDVRLLAELGVRQVAENRDQEAASKAAACSDLSLSWHFVGQLQTNKARSVVRYADFVHSVDRARLVTALSSAAEREGRRIGCLVQVALDRESGAAGQRGGVGPDGVGRLADAIAAAPGLWPAGVMTVAPLSGPYAGRPDAAFERLWEISTRLRADHPAANMVSAGMSADLEEAVAAGATHVRIGSAVLGVRPGLR
- the pgeF gene encoding peptidoglycan editing factor PgeF, coding for MSGAHFAFTDRWGGVSAAPYDELNLGGAVGDDPGAVRANRELAARTLGLDPADVVWMNQVHGRDVAVVDGPWHTGDVPRVDAVVTTRRGLALAVLTADCVPVLLADPVAGVAAAAHAGRPGLVAGVVPAAVERMTELGADPARTVARVGPSVCGLCYEVPAAMREEVAAVVPEAYATTRRGTPAVDVAAGVRAQLARLGVPAPPRQPVCTMESTDHYSYRREGTTGRLACYVWLADAAVGGEGTAGATDGGERQ
- a CDS encoding YggT family protein, which codes for MGVAQQVILIALQCFLVVLIFRLVMDYVFMFARSWQPGKAMVVVLEATYTVTDPPLKLLRRFIPPLRFGGVALDLSFFVLMIIVYILISVVARL
- the ftsW gene encoding putative lipid II flippase FtsW, translated to MRGLYLRARRAWDRPLTAYYLILGGSLMLTALGLVMVFSASQIEALRSGLPSAYFFRKQLLAAVLGGVLMFAAVRMPAALRRGLAYPLLAASVFLLCLVQVPGVGHEVGGNQNWIRLGGSFQFQPSELAKLALVLWGADLLARKGDRRMLVQWKHLLVPLVPVAFLLLGLIMLGRDMGTAIIVAAILVGLLWLAGAPLRLFAGVLAVAGTLGTLLIATSGNRMARFACLGATDPGPNDQCWQAVHGIYALASGGWFGWGLGASVEKWGQLPEPHTDFIFAVTGEELGLTGTLSVLALFAALGYAGIRVAGRTEDPFVRYAAGGVTTWITAQAVVNIGAVLGLLPIAGVPLPLFSYGGSALLPTMFAVGLLISFARSEPAAKAALAMRQPAVRKKLAGVRRKTMRRSAVRRPSGER
- the ftsZ gene encoding cell division protein FtsZ, with product MAAPQNYLAVIKVVGIGGGGVNAINRMIEVGLKGVEFIAINTDAQALLMSDADVKLDVGRELTRGLGAGANPDVGRKAAEDHREEIEEVLKGADMVFVTAGEGGGTGTGGAPVVANIARSLGALTIGVVTRPFTFEGRRRANQAEDGIAALRDEVDTLIVIPNDRLLSISDRQVSVLDAFKSADQVLLSGVQGITDLITTPGLINLDFADVKSVMSEAGSALMGIGSARGDDRAVAAAEMAISSPLLEASIDGARGVLLSISGGSDLGLFEINEAAQLVSEAAHPEANIIFGAVIDDALGDEVRVTVIAAGFDGGQPPSKNRDKVLGSYGSKEEGAASTGSRPVPDESDRPSFGGLGSVTPREEEPSPAPVSEPAPTYGVPAPSPLSGGDTGPTTAPQVPPARPYQDGSAEELDVPDFLK
- the murG gene encoding undecaprenyldiphospho-muramoylpentapeptide beta-N-acetylglucosaminyltransferase, whose product is MHVVLAGGGTAGHIEPALALADALRRQDRTVGITALGTERGLETRLVPERGYELALIPAVPLPRKPTPELITVPGRLRGTIKAAEQVLERTKADCVVGFGGYVALPGYLAAKRLGVPIVVHEANARPGLANKIGSRYTRFVAVSTPDSKLRNARYVGIPLRRSIATLDRAAARAEARAAFGLDANLPTLLVTGGSQGARRLNEVVQAIAPALQRSGIQILHAVGPKNELPQVDNMPGMPPYVPVAYLDRMDLAYAAADMMLCRAGAMTVAELSAVGLPAAYVPLPIGNGEQRLNAQPVVKAGGGLLVDDAELSPEWIQNHVLPVLTDPHRLLAMSRAAAEFGRRDADELLVGMVHEAIAARRQD